The segment CTGCTGATAGCCCGGGTTCTGCTGGTGGCTCGGCGCCTGCTGCCCATAGCCGGCCTGCTGACGGCCCGGGGTCTGCTGCTGGCCCGGCTGCTGCGGATGACCGCCGTTGCGCGGATACTCAGGCCGCTGCTGGTAGCTCGGGTCGCGAGGATCCCGAGGCTGGTAGCTCGGATCACGCGGATCGCGCTGCTGTTGCCCGGCCCGGGGATCGCGGCCCTGGGGGTGCTGCGGCGGCTGGTTCTGGTTGTAGTCGTCCCACGGCGTCCGCGGCTCGGCCGGGGGCCCCTGGCGCGGGTCCTGAGGGGGCCGAGGACGCGGTACCTCACGGCTGCGGGGCGGCCCCTGCGGCCGGTCCGGCCGCGGAGGTACCCCGCGTCCCGGATAGCCGTCGCCGGTCCTTCCCGTCGGTGCCGGTGTCATCCACAATCCTCTCGCTCCGGTCCCCGATCCAGCCTCAGAGTATGGCCATTCATTGATGGCCACCGCCAGCTTGCTGGAATTCCCCGCCGGTCCTCAGACGCTTACACCGGGGTACGCGGTTGCGAAGAAAATGGGTGAAACGGCGTGTCCTACATCACGCGCGAACGGAGTCGGCGCAGCATACGGGCATCGGAGAAGCCCACGGCGTGCGCGGCCGCCTCGACGGTCGCGCCGTGCCCGATCAGATTTTCCGCACGTTCCACTCGCAATGTCTGCTGGTAACGCAACGGAGTCATCCCTGTGCTCTCCACGAATTGTCGCGTCAGAGTGCGTTCGCTGACGCCTCCGGCGCGCGCCAGATCGGCCAGCCGCAAGGGCTCGGCGTAGGCCGCGTCGATCCGGTCCTGCGCGCGGTGCACCGCGTCGCGCAGATGCCAGCGGTGCCGCAGCATCGCGCTGTCCTGAGACTCCTCGCCCGAGCGGCGCGCGTAGACCACCATCTCGCGCGCGATCCGCGCCGCGGCGGCCGGGCCGTGGCGCTCGGCCACCAGGTGCAGCGCCAGATCGATGCCGCTGGCGATGCCGGCCGAGGTCACCACCCGGCGGTCGGTCACGTAGACCACGTCGCGCTCGACCCGGGCCCGCGGGTAGCGGGCGGCGAGTTCGTCCTGCAGATCGTGGTGGGTGGTGCAGCGCCGGTCGTCCAGCAGCCCGGCCTGGCCCAGCACCTCGGCGCCGGAGCAGACGCTGGCCACAGTGCCGCCGGCGGCGTGGTGCCGGACCAGCCGGTCGAGCAGCTCCCGGCCCGGGCGCGGACTGCCCTTGAGCGTGGGCGAGCGCCAGCCCGGGACCACCACGAGGTCCTGCGGGCCGGTGCCGGGCCACTCGGTCTCGGCGCGCAGCCGGACGCCCTGCGCGCTGACGATGTCCTCCTGCTCGGCGAAGTACCGCAGCTCGTACCGGTAGCCGTAATCGTCCGCGGTGGAGAAGGCCTGCGCCGGACCCGACAGGTCCAGCAGGTGCAGGCGCGGGATGAGCAGGAAGACGACCCTCACAATCCGGTCAGCCTACCGGCATCGCCGCCGGGGCGCCCGCGCCGACCACGTCGTCCACCGTCGCGATGGTCGCGAACCGGTGCGCCAGGGCGAAGACGGTGCGCTCCACGACCGCCGCGGCCGGCAGCGCGCGCGGGTCGGCCTCCAGCTCCTCGGGGGTCGGGTCCTGCGGCGCGTCCGGGTGCGGGATGGGGTTGGTCGCGGTCGCGTCCACCACGAACGTCACCTGGTAGCCCAGGTCGGAGCCGACCCGGGCGGTGGTCTCGCAGCACTGCTCGGTCCGGATGCCGCAGATCGCCAGCTCGGTGACGCCGTGCTCGGTGAGGCGCTGCTGCAGGTTGGTGGTGGTGAACGCGTTGTGCGAGGTCTTGCGGACCTGGATGTCGTCTGCGGCCGGGGCGCGCAGGCCGTCCAGGTAGCGGACGTGGCCGGAGGCCGGGTCGAAGCTGTTCCCGGTGCCGGGCTCCTCGTGCAGGACCCAGACGACCAGGTCGTCGTTCGCGCGGGCGTGGTCCACCAGGCGGTTGACGTCGTCGGCGATGTCCGGGTTGTCGATCAGCCGCCAGAGCGGGCGGGCGCGGAAGGACTCCTGGACGTCGATGATGATGAGGGCTCGCTGTGTCATGTCTTCATGGTCGCCGCCCCGGCCGGGTCGGGGGCAGGGCTGTTCCGGCCTCGATGCGGAACGATCCGGTCAACCCCCGCGAGTGCCCTCGACGGCGCGCGAGGTCCCGCCGCCGCGCGAGGTCAACATCTGCGGCTCAACAGAGGTTCATCGTGAAGACGCTTTCAATGCCTTGATTACGCCCGAATATGTCCGCTTTTGATGGCATTCCGAGATGACGGTTCGATAACTGGTCTATACCTGAGGGTTCTCTGGTCTATACCGCCGGGCCAAACCTGATTAGCGTGTCCCAGCGTCACGACCTGAAGTCCCCAACCCTCACCCTTCCAATAAAGGTGGATCCCAGGTGAAGCGTCTCGTCACTATCGCCGCTACCGGTCTGGCCGCGGCTCTGGCTCTGTCGGCCTGCTCCTCGAGTAAGTCCTCCGGTTCGTCCTCGTCCTCCGGCGGCTCCTCCAAGCCGGTGACCATCTCGCTGCTCGCGCCGAACTACGGCAGCACCGACAAGGACGACACCAAGCTGTACTGGCAGCAGATCATCAACGACTTCCAGGCCAAGTACCCGAACGTCAAGGTCGACCTGCAGATGGCGACCTGGGACAACCTGGCCACCAAGCTGACCACGGCGGTCCAGAACAACGACGCCCCGGACCTGTTCGAGGGCGGCGGCTACGCCGACGTGGCGGCCCAGGGCCTGCTGTACAAGGCCTCGGACATCGTCTCCCCGCAGACCGTGAGCAACCTGATCCCGCACGTGGCCCAGCTCGGCCAGACCAAGGGCCAGGACGGCAGCCAGGCGCAGTACGGCATCCCGTTCACCACCTCGACCCGCGCGCTGTTCTACAACACCGCGCTGTTCCAGCAGGCCGGTATCGCCGCCGCCCCGCAGACCTGGGCCGACGTGGCCGCCGACGCCGCCAAGATCAAGGCGCTCGGCAAGACCGGCTTCGGCCTGCCGCTGGGCTCGGAGGAGGCGCAGGCCGAGACCTACCTGTGGACGCTGGGCAACGGCGGCGGCTACAAGGACGCCTCGGGCAAGTGGGCGATCAACTCCCCGCAGAACATCGAGACCTTCCAGTGGCTGACCGACAACCTGGTCAAGCCGGGCCTGACCGAGCCCGACCCGGCCACCAAGAAGCGCACCGACCTGTGGAAGGACTTCGCGGCCGGCAACATCGGCATGATCAACGGCTCCCCGTCGCTGCTGCCGATCCTGCAGGAGGGCAGCATCGGCAGCAACTGGAAGGCCGCGCCGATCGCCGGCAAGACCGGCCCGCTGAGCTCGCCGCTGGGCGTCGCGGACTTCATCGAGGCCTTCAACACCCACCCGGACCACAAGGCCGCGGTCGGTGAGTTCCTCGACTTCGCGCTGCAGAAGAAGTACCAGGAGCAGTTCGACAACGAGTACGACCTGCTGCCGGCCACCCAGGACGCGGCCACGGACCTGTCGACCCAGAACCCGGCCCTGAAGCCGTTCATCGACGCGCTGCCCAACGCCGCCTGGTACCCGAGCTCGGACCCGAACTGGGACCCGGCCTCGCAGAAGGTCAAGGACATCGTCGGCAAGGCCGTGACCTCGGACCCGAAGGGCGTCCTGGACCAGATCCAGGCCGTCGCGACGGCCAGTAACTAAGGCTGTACGGGACGTCCCAGCGATGACGACGCACACAGAGCGGGGCCGGCTCGGCCGGCCCCGCCCCGCCCGCGCCAGGTCGGTGTTCTCCGGCCTGGCCCCGCTGGCCTGGATCGGCCCGGCGATCGCGCTGATCGCCTTCGCCGTGCTGTGGCCGGTGGTGAAGATGGTCCAGTCCTCGACCACGCACTGGTCCCGCTACGGCGTGAACCTGGGCTCCAACGGGACGGACAACTACAACAAGCTGTTCAAGGAGCAGGACCTGAACGGTGTGCTGGAGCGCACCGGGATCTGGGTGGTCGTGGTCGTCACCTGCACGGTGCTGATCTCGCTGTGCGTCGCGCAGCTGTTCAACCAGAAGTTCCCGGGGCGCACGGTCGCGCGCTGGGCGCTGATCGCGCCGTGGGCCGCCTCGGTGATGATGACCTCGATCATCTTCAAGTGGATGCTCTACCCCGGCTACGGGTTCATCAACATCATCCTGAACGACCTGGGCCTGGTGGACCGCAACAGCTCCACCGCGGACTGGCTGGGGCACTCCACCTCCGGGTTCATCTGGGAGATGGTGGTCGCGGTGTTCGTTTCGGTCCCGTTCACCAGCTACACGGTGATCGCCGGCCTGCAGACCGTCCCCGGTGAGGTGTACGAGGCGGCCCGGGTGGACGGCGCGAGCAAGGTGCGCACGTACTTCTCGATCACGCTGCCGCTGCTGAAGCCGGCGCTGCTGGTGGCCGCGGTCATCAACGTGATGAACGTGTTCAACAGCTTCCCGATCATCTGGGAGATGACGCACGGCGGACCGGGGTACGACACCTCGACCACCACGGTCTTCATGTGGATCCTCAAGCGTCAGAACATCGGTGAGTCCGCCGCCCTGTCGGTGGTGAACTTCGTGCTGGTGATCGTGATCGTCTTCGCCTTCCTGAAGGTGAGCAAGTGGAACAGTGAGGGCGAGGCATGACAGCCGTGACGACCTCCTCGCCGACCGCGCGCCAGGACCGGGTGCCCTCGGCGCCCAAGCCGCCGCGCGGTCTGCCGGGCGTGAAGAAGATCGCGCTGATCGGCAGCGCGTACCTGATCGCGCTGATCTTCATCACCCCGTACATCGAGATGTTCCTGACCGCGCTGCGGCCGGTGAACGAGACCGCCGACCCGACGATCATCCCGAAGCACCTGGAATGGTCGAACTTCACCTCGGTGTTCTCCGGCGACTCCAGCTTCGGCACCAACATGCGCATCACCCTGGAGGTCGCCTGCGGCGCCACCTTCCTGGTGCTGCTGGTGGCACTGCCGGCGGCGTACTACACGGCCCGCAAGCGGTTCCGCGGCCGCAAGGCGTTCCTGCTGCTGGTCCTGGTCACGCAGATGTTCCAGCCCACCGCGATGGTGGTCGGCATCTACGGCGAGATGCGCGACCTGGGCGGGATCAACTCGGTCTGGGCCCTGATCATCGTGGACGCGGGCTTCAACCTGGCCTTCGCGGTGTGGATCCTGTCGGCCTACTTCGCGGCCATCCCGGCCGAGCTGGAGCAGGCCGCGATGATCGACGGGGCGACCCGCTTCGGCGCGTTCCGGCGGGTGACGATCCCGCTGGCGATGCCGGGCATCGTGACCGCGCTGATCTTCACGTTCATCGCCGCCTGGAACGAGTTCATCGTGGCCCTGACCCTGACGACGAGTCCTGACAAGGCCCCGTTGTCGGTGGCGGTGGACAACTACATCGGCCAGTACACCGTCGACTACGGGCACCTGTTCGCCTCGACGGTCATCGCGACCATCCCGGTGATCGTGCTGTTCGGCCTGATCGAGCGCAAGGTCGTCGACGGCCTGACCGCCGGTTCCATCAAGTAGGCCCCCGGTTTCCCTGCCGGCCTCGAGCCCGCCGACGCGTCCCTGAGCTGCGTCGGCGGGCACCTACCGCGCGCGGCTGACTTTGCAGATCTCCGACCTGGCCATTCAGGCCCTGGAACCGACGCGGTACCTCGCCATGCCGGCCGGCGCGCTGGCCGCCCTCGCCGAGCGCCACGCGGGCTGGCGCGACCTCACGGCACGCCTGACCGAGCACAAGTTCATCACCGCGGAACTCCGCAACCGCACTCTGCTGCTGGACGACGCCGCCGAGCGTTACCGGACCTACCTCGCCGACTTCGCCACCATCGCCGCGCGCGTCCCGCTGTCCCAGGTCGCGGCCTACATCGGCGTGACGCCCGAGGCTCTGAGCCGCATCCGCCGCAGACTTCTGGTGACCGCTTGATCCAGGTCAAGGCGCCCCGGCCGGGCCGCCCGTAGCTTCGGGGCCATGACGACGATGAACGCCATGGCGGTCCACGCATTCGGGCCGGCCGAGAACCTGATCCCCACGAAGCTCGACGTCCGCGACCCCGCCCCCGGCGAAGTCCTGATCCGCGTGAAGGCCGCGGCGGTGAACCCCGCCGACCTCGGCATGCGCGACGGGCGCTACGCCTGGCCGGACCCGGTCCGCATGCCGGTGGTCCTGCTGCCCTGACTCCCTGATTCCCGCACGGGAGGCGCACACGGGGCGGCGCACACGGGGCGGCGCACACGGGGCGGCGCACACGGGTCGGCATCCGCGAAACCAGCGATGGCCTGCGGGTGCTGATACCGCAGGCCACCACGGGTCGCAACCGGCCCCCGACAGGCCGGGGGGCAACCTGCCGGGGACCTGCTACCAGGAGGCAGGTCCGGCGGCGGCGCGCTCGCGGAGGGCAGGGACGCGAGCTACGCCGGGGCCGGGCCGCTTACTAGATGTATCGGCACGCCCACCGGGGAACTTTAGGGTTCTGTCTTACTTTTTTTCGAGGCGTGCCGAGCATGCCGCTCTGCCGGCGGCCGAGTCAGCCTATTGATGAAAGAGACGGCCGCGGCCATGTGTGGGTGAGTTCTTTGTGCGGGTGCAGCGGGGGAGGCTTCTGGCGGCGCCTGCGCACCGCCCCGCGAAACCAGCGGATCCCATAGACCATGCGCGAAGCCGTCAAAGCCAGCCGGCGCGGCCACCCGCACATGAGCCGGCGCACATGAAAGACCGCGGCGCTCATGGCGCCGCGGTCTCAATGCCCTGTGTGCCGGGCCCTATGCTCCAAGCCCCGTATCAGGCGTTCCGGCGTGCCGCCTGCCGGGCCAGCAGCGCCTCGCGCTTCTCGCAGAAGCGCGTCGCCGCGGTGTCCAGGCCGTCCAGGAACGCCATCAGCTCCTCGCGGGCGATCTCGCCGTCGGCGCCGAGGTCGGTGCGCTCCAGGGCGTTGGTCTGGCGCAGGATCGGCATCACGACCTCGTCGTGGTGGATCCGCAGGTCGTAGATGCCGGCCTTGGCGATCATCACCGACTTGCGGCCGAAGTCCTGCAGGCCCGAGCCCGGCATCTGGAACTGCTGGACCACGTTGGCCACCGCGCGCATGGCCTGGTCCGGGTCGAGCTCGAATGCGGCGCCCAGAAGGTTGCGGTAGAAGAGCATGTGCAGGTTCTCGTCCTGCGCCACGCGGGCCAGCAGGCGCTCGCAGTCCGGGTCCCCGGAGACCTTGCCGGTGTTGCGGTGCGCGATGCGGGTCGCCAGTTCCTGGAAGCTCACGTAGGCGATCGAGTGCAGGGCGTCGTAGGCGTCAGGCTGGGAGTAGCCGTTGGACATGTGCGTCATGCGCTCGCGCTCCAGCGCGACCGGGTCGACGGCGCGGGTGGTCAGCAGGTAGTCGCGGATCGCGATGCCGTGCCGGCCCTCCTCGGCGGTCCAGCGGTGCACCCAGGTGCCCCAGGCGCCGTCCTGGCCGAACTGCACCGCGATGGCGCGGTGGTAGCTGGGCAGGTTGTCCTCGGTCATCAGGTTCAGGATCAGGCTGGTGCGCGCGATCTCCGGGATGCGGGACTGCTCCGGGCTCCAGGGCTTGCCGCCCAGGACGCCGTCGAAGGTCTCGCCCTCGCTCCACGGCACGTACTCGTGCGGGAACCACTCCTTGGCGCAGTCCAGGTGCCGGTTCAGGTTGGCCTCCACGACCTGCTCCAGCTCGCTGAGCAGGGCCGCCTCGGGCATCGCGGCTGTCGGGCGGGCGCCCTGCCGGGGCAGGTCGGTGACGGTCATGGGGTCGGCTCCTACACGCTCAGGCCTGGGGAAGTAGGCCTTGGGGGACGGACCTACGCTCCCGAAACTTACGGGTTCGTAGGTTACGTTAGCGTAAGTCACCGTGTCGGCAAAGGTCCAGTGGTGAGAGCGTCGGACTGTCAACTCATTTCCGCGCCGGGAGGGCTTTTTGTGACCCAGATCTCACTCCGGGTGCCGGGACGCCTCGGTGACCAGCTCTTTCGCCCAAGGGTAGTCGGGTTTGCCGCTCGGTGAGCGGCGGATATGCGACACCCGCACGAGCAGCCGGGGCACCTTGTACCCCGACAGCCGGCCCCGGCAGTACTCCTCCAGCTCGCCGTCCGTGGGGGTGCCCGCGCCTTGCTCGCGGGGCTGGATGACGGCGGCCACCCGGTGGCCGAACCGCTCGTCCGGCGCGCCGGCGACGATCGCGTCGAACACCCCGGGATGCGACTTCAGGACCGCCTCGACCTCCTCGGGGAAGACCTTCTCGCCGCCGGTGTTGATGCACTGCGAGCCGCGCCCGAGCACCGCCACCGAGCCGTCCGCCTCCAGCGTGCCCAGGTCGCCGAGCAGCACCCAGCGCCGGCCGTCGTGCTCGAAGAACGTCTCGGCGGTCTTCACCGGGTCGTTGTAGTAGCCCAGCGGCACGTTCCCGTGCTGGGCCACCCGCCCGACCCGGCCGTCGCCGGGCGTGGCCGGCCGGTGCTCCTCGTCCAGGTAGACCGTGGTGCGCTCGTTGACGGTGAACCGCATGCCGCCGGCCGGACCGCTGCCGGGGGCGGCGTCGCCGTTGAACCCGCTCTCGGTGGAGCCGAAGTTGTCGCGGATCAGCACGTTCGGCATCTGCGCCTGGAGCTGCTCGCGCACCGCCTCGGACAGGATCGCCCCGGCTGAGCTCACCACGAACAGGCTGCTCACGTCGGTCCCGGCCAGCGGCCCGGCCAGCGCCTCGGCCAGCGGTCGGCCCATGGCGTCGCCGACCATGGAGATGACGTTCGCCTTCTCCTGCTCGACGGTGCGCAGCACCTCGTGCGCGTCGAACTTCCGGTTCAGGACCACCTTCTGGCCCATGTTGAAGCTGATGAAGGTGGCGAGCTGCGCGGCGCCGTGCATCAGCGGCGCGACAGGGAAGGTCGCCATCTGGCCGGCAGCGGGGTCGATACCGTCGGCGACCTCTGAGGGATCCTTCATCGGCTCCCCATAAGGGCGCCCGCCTGCCATCCCCGCGTAGAAGATGTCTTCATGGCGCCACATGACGCCCTTGGGCATCCCCGTGGTCCCGCCGGTGTAGATGATGTAGAGGTCGTCGGCCGAACGGTCGCCGTGAGGGAGTAGTCCGTCGCGCTCCTCCGACTGCCCACGGACCGCGTCCGCATACGTCACAGAGGGCAGATCCGCTATAGCGTCGCCGACGGAGACGATCGTTTTGAGCTTCGTTGAGTCCTCGAAGATCTCGCGCACTCTGTCGCCGAACTCCGCGTCCACTACTACGGCGACCAGATCCGCGTCCGTATAGAGGTAACGCAGTTCGTCGGCCACATAGCGGTAGTTGATGTTGATGGGTACCGCACGGATCTTCAGGCACGCCAACACGGCGACCACGTACTCCGACCCGTTGTACATGTGCATCCCGACGTGGTCCCGCACTCCCACTCCGCGTGCCAGCAGGAAGTGCGCCAGTCGGTTCGCCTCGCGGTCCAGCTCCTTGTACGTCCATCGCTTCACGCCCGGGACGACCAGAGCCTCCTTCTCGGGGATCTTGTCGACGACGCTCTCGAACAGGTCCGCGAGGTTGAACTGCATGGGGAGTCCTTAGTCTGCGAGGTGTGCGCCGATGCGGAGGAGCTGCCGGGTGGCGGTGCCGAGGGTCTGCTCGATCTGCTGGCCCCGGACGAAGTAGCGGTGCAGCGGGTAGTCGGTGTCCACGCCGATCCCGCCGTGCAGATGCTGCGCGGCGTGCAGGACGCGCGATCCGGCGTCCCCCGCGTGGAACTTCGCTATGGCGACGTCGGCGGAGATGTCCGCGGAGGAGGCGGAGTGGCCGCCGCGCGCGGCGTCGTCCATCAGCCAGGCCGCGTGCAGCACGCACAGGCGCAGGGCCTCGGCACTGATGAAGGCGTCGGCGGCGCGCTGGGCCACCGCTTGGAACGAGGCGATCGGCTCGCCGAACTGCTTGCGGGTGCTGGTGTAGCGCGCGGTCATGGCGACCGCCTCGGTGCACACGCCGGAGGCCTCGGCCGCATAGGCGACGGTGCCCAGGTCGCGCAGCCAGTCCACCGCGTCGCCGCCGCGGGCGAGCAGCGCCTCGGCCGGGACGCTCACCGCGTCCAGCTCCAGGTCGGCGTACGGCTGCCGCCCGGTGGCCAGCAGCGGGGTCACCTTCAGCGCCGAGCGCGGAACGACGAACAGCGCCGGCGTGTCCTCCAGAAGGGCGGGGATCAGGACGGCGTCGGCCAGATCGCCGTACGGGACCATGACCTTGGCACCGTCCAGAACGAAGGTGCCGCCTTCGCCGTGCCGCGCGGTGGTGATCAGGGATTCGGGCTCTCCGGGCTCCTCCAAGGCGGCGGTGACCAGCTTGGCCCCGGAGGCGATGCCGGCGAGCAGGTCCTCGTGGCCGCCGAAACGGGCCAGGGGCAGCGCGCCGAGGGCGATCGCCGCCACCACCGGGACGTAGGCGGTGCGCTTTCCGGCGGCCTCGGCCAGCAGGGCCAGGCCCATGACGCCCAGGTCGCCGTCGTCGGGGAGCAGCGCGGAGACGGCTCCGGCGCCGGCCAGCGCGCGCCAGGCCTGCGCGTCGTGCACGGAGCCGTTGCCGCTGCCGCGTGCCTCCTTCTCCAGCTCGGCCAGACGCTCGGTGCCGCAGTGGTCGGCGAGGATCTGGTCGACGAGGTCGACCAGCGCCCGCTGGTCCTCGGTCAGCTCGAAATCCATGGCGGGCTCCTGGGCTCTAGTGGTTCTGATGGCTCTAGTGGTTCTGACGGCTCTAGTGGCGGGGGATGCGCGGCATGTTCAGCCCGAACAAGGCGATCAGGTCGCGCTGGATCTCGTTGGTGCCGCCGCCGAAGGTGAGGATCAGCACCCCGCGGTAGGCGCGCTCGACCCGGCCGGCGAGCAGGGCGCCGGGGGAGTCCTTCTTCAGCGCGCCGGCCGCGCCGAGCACCTCCAGCAGCAGGCCGTACGCCTCGCAGTAGAGCTCGGTGCCCCAGACCTTGGTGGCCGAGGCGTCGGCGACGTCGAGTTCGGCGGAGGCGGCGACCTTCCAGTTGAACAGCCGCAGCGCCGAGAGCTTGGCCTGGATGCGCGCCAGGTGCACCCGGACCCACTCGCGGTCGATGACCCGGGTGCCGTCGGCCAGCTTGGTCTGCCGGGCCCACTCGACCACCTCGGTGAACGGCCGCTCCAGCGACCCCGACGAGCACAGCGCCACCCGCTCGTGGTTGAGCTGCGTGGTGATCACGCGCCAGCCCTCGCCGGGCTCGCCGATGATGTTCTCGGCCGGGACCCGGATGTCGGTGTAGTAGGTGGCGTACGTGGAGGCCTCGCCGATGGTGTGGATCGGCGTGTGGGTGAAGCCCGGATCCGAGGTCGGGACCATCAGGATCGAGATGCCCTTGTGCTTCTTGCCGGTCCGCTGCGGGGCCTCGGGGTCGGTGCGGCAGGCCAGCCAGACGTAGTCGGCGTGGTCGGACAGCGAGGTGAAGATCTTCTGCCCGTTGACCAGGTAGTGCCCGCCGTCAGGCTCCAGCACGGCGCGCGTCTTCAGGCTGGCCAGGTCGGTCCCGGACTCCGGCTCGGAGTATCCGATGGCGAACATGCACTCCCCGGCCAGGATGCGCGGGAGGAGTTCGGACTTCTGCTTCGCGGTGCCGAAGCGCATGATCGCCGGCCCGACCGCGTTGATGGTCAGGAAGGGCACCGGCGCCCCGGCCCGCTGGGCCTCGTCGAAGAACACGAACTGCTCGACGGGCGTGAACCCCTGTCCGCCGTACTCCTCGGGCCAGCCCACGCCCAGCCAGCCGTCACGGCCCATCTGCCGCACCGCCTCCCGGCTGCGCGGCCCGCCGAACTCGCCGGTGGACATCTCCTCGGCGACCTCGGGGGTGACCAGCTCGGTGAAGTAGGCGCGGAGAGTGTCGCGCAGCTGCGCCTGCGCCTCGGTGTACGCGATCCGCATGAGGTGAATTAGAACGTGTTCCATCTGCGATGGCAAGGGTTTCTGATGGATCATCAGATCCGTGCGCCGGGTCGCCCGAACGGGTTCGAGCAAGGGCGATCAAGGGTCGGGGCTGGTCGGCTGGCGGGACGGGCATGCCGCCGATCCGGGGAACGGAGCGCTGATGAGCACGCAGAGCGGAGCGAACGGAGATCCGGTGCCGCGGCCGGA is part of the Catenulispora sp. MAP5-51 genome and harbors:
- a CDS encoding acyl-CoA synthetase, with the protein product MQFNLADLFESVVDKIPEKEALVVPGVKRWTYKELDREANRLAHFLLARGVGVRDHVGMHMYNGSEYVVAVLACLKIRAVPININYRYVADELRYLYTDADLVAVVVDAEFGDRVREIFEDSTKLKTIVSVGDAIADLPSVTYADAVRGQSEERDGLLPHGDRSADDLYIIYTGGTTGMPKGVMWRHEDIFYAGMAGGRPYGEPMKDPSEVADGIDPAAGQMATFPVAPLMHGAAQLATFISFNMGQKVVLNRKFDAHEVLRTVEQEKANVISMVGDAMGRPLAEALAGPLAGTDVSSLFVVSSAGAILSEAVREQLQAQMPNVLIRDNFGSTESGFNGDAAPGSGPAGGMRFTVNERTTVYLDEEHRPATPGDGRVGRVAQHGNVPLGYYNDPVKTAETFFEHDGRRWVLLGDLGTLEADGSVAVLGRGSQCINTGGEKVFPEEVEAVLKSHPGVFDAIVAGAPDERFGHRVAAVIQPREQGAGTPTDGELEEYCRGRLSGYKVPRLLVRVSHIRRSPSGKPDYPWAKELVTEASRHPE
- a CDS encoding Crp/Fnr family transcriptional regulator codes for the protein MQISDLAIQALEPTRYLAMPAGALAALAERHAGWRDLTARLTEHKFITAELRNRTLLLDDAAERYRTYLADFATIAARVPLSQVAAYIGVTPEALSRIRRRLLVTA
- a CDS encoding GlxA family transcriptional regulator, which produces MVRVVFLLIPRLHLLDLSGPAQAFSTADDYGYRYELRYFAEQEDIVSAQGVRLRAETEWPGTGPQDLVVVPGWRSPTLKGSPRPGRELLDRLVRHHAAGGTVASVCSGAEVLGQAGLLDDRRCTTHHDLQDELAARYPRARVERDVVYVTDRRVVTSAGIASGIDLALHLVAERHGPAAAARIAREMVVYARRSGEESQDSAMLRHRWHLRDAVHRAQDRIDAAYAEPLRLADLARAGGVSERTLTRQFVESTGMTPLRYQQTLRVERAENLIGHGATVEAAAHAVGFSDARMLRRLRSRVM
- a CDS encoding acyl-ACP desaturase, whose amino-acid sequence is MTVTDLPRQGARPTAAMPEAALLSELEQVVEANLNRHLDCAKEWFPHEYVPWSEGETFDGVLGGKPWSPEQSRIPEIARTSLILNLMTEDNLPSYHRAIAVQFGQDGAWGTWVHRWTAEEGRHGIAIRDYLLTTRAVDPVALERERMTHMSNGYSQPDAYDALHSIAYVSFQELATRIAHRNTGKVSGDPDCERLLARVAQDENLHMLFYRNLLGAAFELDPDQAMRAVANVVQQFQMPGSGLQDFGRKSVMIAKAGIYDLRIHHDEVVMPILRQTNALERTDLGADGEIAREELMAFLDGLDTAATRFCEKREALLARQAARRNA
- a CDS encoding isochorismatase family protein encodes the protein MTQRALIIIDVQESFRARPLWRLIDNPDIADDVNRLVDHARANDDLVVWVLHEEPGTGNSFDPASGHVRYLDGLRAPAADDIQVRKTSHNAFTTTNLQQRLTEHGVTELAICGIRTEQCCETTARVGSDLGYQVTFVVDATATNPIPHPDAPQDPTPEELEADPRALPAAAVVERTVFALAHRFATIATVDDVVGAGAPAAMPVG
- a CDS encoding extracellular solute-binding protein — protein: MKRLVTIAATGLAAALALSACSSSKSSGSSSSSGGSSKPVTISLLAPNYGSTDKDDTKLYWQQIINDFQAKYPNVKVDLQMATWDNLATKLTTAVQNNDAPDLFEGGGYADVAAQGLLYKASDIVSPQTVSNLIPHVAQLGQTKGQDGSQAQYGIPFTTSTRALFYNTALFQQAGIAAAPQTWADVAADAAKIKALGKTGFGLPLGSEEAQAETYLWTLGNGGGYKDASGKWAINSPQNIETFQWLTDNLVKPGLTEPDPATKKRTDLWKDFAAGNIGMINGSPSLLPILQEGSIGSNWKAAPIAGKTGPLSSPLGVADFIEAFNTHPDHKAAVGEFLDFALQKKYQEQFDNEYDLLPATQDAATDLSTQNPALKPFIDALPNAAWYPSSDPNWDPASQKVKDIVGKAVTSDPKGVLDQIQAVATASN
- a CDS encoding acyl-CoA dehydrogenase family protein — encoded protein: MDFELTEDQRALVDLVDQILADHCGTERLAELEKEARGSGNGSVHDAQAWRALAGAGAVSALLPDDGDLGVMGLALLAEAAGKRTAYVPVVAAIALGALPLARFGGHEDLLAGIASGAKLVTAALEEPGEPESLITTARHGEGGTFVLDGAKVMVPYGDLADAVLIPALLEDTPALFVVPRSALKVTPLLATGRQPYADLELDAVSVPAEALLARGGDAVDWLRDLGTVAYAAEASGVCTEAVAMTARYTSTRKQFGEPIASFQAVAQRAADAFISAEALRLCVLHAAWLMDDAARGGHSASSADISADVAIAKFHAGDAGSRVLHAAQHLHGGIGVDTDYPLHRYFVRGQQIEQTLGTATRQLLRIGAHLAD
- a CDS encoding carbohydrate ABC transporter permease, producing MTAVTTSSPTARQDRVPSAPKPPRGLPGVKKIALIGSAYLIALIFITPYIEMFLTALRPVNETADPTIIPKHLEWSNFTSVFSGDSSFGTNMRITLEVACGATFLVLLVALPAAYYTARKRFRGRKAFLLLVLVTQMFQPTAMVVGIYGEMRDLGGINSVWALIIVDAGFNLAFAVWILSAYFAAIPAELEQAAMIDGATRFGAFRRVTIPLAMPGIVTALIFTFIAAWNEFIVALTLTTSPDKAPLSVAVDNYIGQYTVDYGHLFASTVIATIPVIVLFGLIERKVVDGLTAGSIK
- a CDS encoding carbohydrate ABC transporter permease, producing the protein MTTHTERGRLGRPRPARARSVFSGLAPLAWIGPAIALIAFAVLWPVVKMVQSSTTHWSRYGVNLGSNGTDNYNKLFKEQDLNGVLERTGIWVVVVVTCTVLISLCVAQLFNQKFPGRTVARWALIAPWAASVMMTSIIFKWMLYPGYGFINIILNDLGLVDRNSSTADWLGHSTSGFIWEMVVAVFVSVPFTSYTVIAGLQTVPGEVYEAARVDGASKVRTYFSITLPLLKPALLVAAVINVMNVFNSFPIIWEMTHGGPGYDTSTTTVFMWILKRQNIGESAALSVVNFVLVIVIVFAFLKVSKWNSEGEA